The Vicinamibacterales bacterium DNA segment TCGCGCGAATTGAAAACCGGACGACTCTGGCTGGCGGCCGCCGGCGCCGTGGCCCTCTCGATCGTCTCGCTGGCGCACCTGGCGTCGGTCCGCCACGAGGGGTGGGGCACGCAAGGCCCGCGCCTGGCGCTGATGTTCCTTGGACCAAACCTGCGCATCAACGGCTGGTTCTATCTGTGGGACGCCCGCTTCCCCGTGGCGCTGACCGCGTTGGCGGTGTTCGGCGCGTGGCTTCGCCGTTCGCGCGCCGTCGGCGTCATGCTGCTCTGGCTCCTGGCGTTCGCCGGCATCTATGTGCTGTTCTATGCCGGGAGCTACGACTACGGCGCCGACATCCGCTATTCGCTGCTGACCTACGCACCGATCGCCGTGCTCGCCGGCCTTGGCGCCGCGACACTCTCGAGGACGCTCGACGCGCGGCCGCTCACGGCCGGCCGCGGTGTCTCGATCGTCGTGGCGGCGCTGACGCTGCAGGCGACGTGGTACCTGCCGCTGATGCGAGCCGTCGGAGAGGAGGCATGGGCGGCGCGGGCCGACGTCGCGTTCGCCGAAGCGACGGCGAAGACGCTGCCGCGCAACGCGCTGGTGCTGACGCACAATCCGGGCATGTTCCACGTCTGGGGGATCAGCGCCGCGCAGCTGTCGATTGCCGCCGACCAGCCCGAATACGTCCGGAGGGACCTCAATCGGCGCTACGCCGGCGGCGTCTACATCCACTGGAATTTCTGGTGCAACGTCTCGGATCCGGTGCAGAACGCGTTCTGCACCCATGTCCTCTCGTCGTTCCGCACCACGCGCATCGCCGAGTTCCGCGAACGCGACTACCGCTACGCCTTCTATCGCATCGCCATGCCGGACGGCGATCCGGCGCCGGCCGGTGTCAGATGAGGGGTTGCTATAATTCGCGCAGATCGCGATGACCTGCCGCTTCCTGCGTCTCCTGGCCGCGCTCGCGTGGTTGTGCCTTGGCGCCGGAGTGCCGAGCGCCGAGGCGCAGTGGTACAAGACCTACGAGGCGGGCGTCAAGGCGGTCAAGGATCAGAACTGGGCCGAGGCGGAAAAGAAGCTCGCGCAATCCGTCGAGGAAGCGCGCAAGGACGGACGATCTCCCGGGGCGAGCGTGCTGTGGTACAGCCAGATCCGCAAGCCGTTCGTTCCTGATTTGTACCTGGCGATCGTCTACGCCCATACCAACAAGCCTGCCGAAGCGAACGCCGCACTGGAACGAGCGGCGCGGCTGCTGAAGGCGAACGATCCCGAGTTCGTCAGCGCGCGCAGCCGCGTCGATGCCGCCTTGAGCAGCGCGGCGGCGAATGCCGCCAACACGGGCGCGCCTCCCGCGATTGATCCACCCAAGAGCAATCCGTCCACGACCGGCACTGGACCGCCGGGCCGCGGCGATGAGAGCGCGGCGCGCCGGACGCAGTTCGATCAGGACATGCAACAGGCCCGGGAGGAGCTCGCGGCAAAGCGGTTCGACACGGCCGCCAGCGCTGCCGCCCGCGCGCGGAGCTTGAACGTGAACGCCGCGCCGGTCGACGATCTGGTGAAGCGGATTGAGTTCGAGCGGCTGTTCACTTCGGCCGAAACTGCGCTCCAGGCCAGACAGTTCGATGCCGCGATCCTGTCGGCTGGAAAGGCACGCACCGCCGGACTGGAGCCGGCGCGCGCCGATGCGCTGATGCGTCGCATCGAACGCGATCGCGCGCTCGCGCAGGCGCAGACGGAACTCGACAGCCGGCGCTTCGCCGCTGCCCGCACGGCTGCCGGCGAGGCCAGCCGGCTCGGGGCGGATGCCGGCGCGGTGCGGAACCTGCAGTCGCAAATCGATCGCGGCCAGGCGGAGGACGCCGTGCGGCAGTCGCTTTCGGCCGGCGATGCGAAGACTGCCGCGGGCGCGATCGCCGCGTTACGCACGCTCGATCCGCGCAACGCGCAGCTCGCGGCGTTCGATTTATCGCTGGTCGCGCTGACGACCGGCGATGCGCAGCGGCTGGCGCTGCTGGCGTTCTATCAGGGGAATTACAAGGAGACGATACGGCTGCTGACGCCGCTCGACGCGGGCGCCCGTGCGCCGGCGCGCGTGCATTTCTATCTTGCCTGCAGCGAGGCTGCGCTCGCGCTGCTCGGACCGCCTGCCGAAGCGAGCGCCCGTATTCGAGCGGCGCGCCTGCGATATCAGCGGACCGCTGGACACAACGAACTGACGCAGGATCGCCGTTTCATCGCGCCAAAGATCCTGCGCGCCCTCGAGACCGGTGGGTAGTGCCGCGGCTACTTGCCGAAGCGCGCGACAACTGAGGCGGAGAAATAACGGCGTTGCGATGACATGTCCGTGCCGATGTTGAACTCGAACTGGTCCGACAGGGGCATGCCAAATCCGGCGCAGTAGTGCACGAGGCTCTTGCCGCCGGGTAGCGTTGCCTTCAGCCGTACGTCGATCTGGCTGTTCGAGCCGTCCGACAAATACGTCACCGCGTGATCCGGATCGTACCAGACCCCGAAACGAATTCCCGGATGATGCGCAACCTTCGTCAGGACATATTCCGCGCCGGCGTGCACTTCATTCGCATCCTCGATGCTGAGCTGATCCTGCGTGCCGGTGGAGATGGCCTGAAAGTCGATAAAGTCCTGCTTGACGCGTGAATACTGGATGCGGTCGTAATCGACACTGAACGACCAGTCGTCGCGCGGCTGGACGCGTATGCCGGCGCCGAAGACATTCGGCGATCGAAAATCTCCCGTACGCGTCAGCGTCGGCCGATCGGGAAC contains these protein-coding regions:
- a CDS encoding glycosyltransferase family 39 protein, with product MPGSERGLPWTLPAAVAATVAAAMIWIATIPADRLREVLEATQFWMLDALLALVGVASLATLRQLFGHLELRRADKWAAAGAATLAIGLALGVAPATNRIYYDEQIYESVAQNLTDLHRAQMCNQGTVEYQRLQCERSEYNKEPYGYPHLLSVVYRLFGVSSRSPHVLNGLVHGATTWVVFMVTLVFFRDPRAAGFAALAAAIIPEQVLWSHTAASEPASALAAGWVLLAAGAYVRLRSTASLVMVAAAGAYAMTYRPEMPVLALPVAAAIVLMASRELKTGRLWLAAAGAVALSIVSLAHLASVRHEGWGTQGPRLALMFLGPNLRINGWFYLWDARFPVALTALAVFGAWLRRSRAVGVMLLWLLAFAGIYVLFYAGSYDYGADIRYSLLTYAPIAVLAGLGAATLSRTLDARPLTAGRGVSIVVAALTLQATWYLPLMRAVGEEAWAARADVAFAEATAKTLPRNALVLTHNPGMFHVWGISAAQLSIAADQPEYVRRDLNRRYAGGVYIHWNFWCNVSDPVQNAFCTHVLSSFRTTRIAEFRERDYRYAFYRIAMPDGDPAPAGVR